The following are encoded in a window of Gloeothece citriformis PCC 7424 genomic DNA:
- a CDS encoding A/G-specific adenine glycosylase → MEEKRLSALVDGKLKAYLRKKLRKWGERNFRDFPWRHTRDPYAILIAEILLQRTSARTVAPVYLEFLRRYPTLMTLSQAREHELSDLMRPLGLRSRAANLKRLAITAIALYGGELPDSEEELLKLPGVGKYTARAVCANAYGHPLAVLDVNVARILRRFFGFDGTKIERRDAFLWSVAQAVALKRETDRWNLTLIDFGAEVCRATKPNCRDCPLRGKCQFSLNLLGN, encoded by the coding sequence TTGGAGGAAAAGCGACTCTCCGCCCTGGTAGACGGCAAGCTCAAGGCTTATTTGCGTAAAAAGCTCAGGAAGTGGGGAGAGAGGAACTTTAGAGATTTCCCCTGGAGGCACACCCGCGATCCCTACGCCATCCTGATAGCGGAAATCTTGCTTCAACGCACCTCCGCCCGTACCGTCGCGCCGGTCTACTTGGAGTTCCTACGACGCTATCCGACACTGATGACTTTATCACAAGCCCGTGAACACGAGTTATCCGACCTAATGCGACCCTTGGGACTGCGGAGTAGAGCCGCGAATTTGAAGCGACTGGCAATAACGGCCATCGCACTCTACGGTGGCGAGTTACCGGACTCGGAGGAAGAACTATTAAAGTTGCCCGGTGTCGGCAAATATACGGCCAGGGCTGTATGTGCCAACGCCTACGGTCATCCATTGGCTGTTTTAGATGTCAACGTCGCTCGCATTCTACGACGCTTCTTCGGATTTGACGGGACAAAAATTGAAAGGCGCGACGCTTTTCTGTGGTCGGTAGCCCAAGCTGTTGCCCTCAAGCGGGAAACCGATAGATGGAATTTGACGCTGATCGATTTCGGGGCTGAGGTTTGTAGGGCGACAAAACCAAATTGCAGAGACTGTCCGCTACGCGGTAAATGTCAATTTTCGCTCAACCTCTTGGGGAACTGA